The following coding sequences are from one Luteimonas sp. S4-F44 window:
- a CDS encoding DUF3653 domain-containing protein: MRDRALTGPWAGFAFRCGKLVTPEGREFEPEDLAYLALTVGIAQEWRRMMQEHREDRGYRLDGTVVHFRDAVRRRYARRVCMVDDSGPGPGLRANVLRARTR, translated from the coding sequence ATGCGTGATCGAGCACTGACCGGCCCTTGGGCCGGTTTTGCTTTCCGGTGCGGAAAGCTTGTCACCCCCGAAGGCCGCGAGTTCGAGCCCGAAGACCTCGCCTATCTGGCGCTGACCGTGGGCATCGCCCAAGAGTGGCGCCGGATGATGCAGGAACACCGCGAGGATCGCGGCTATCGACTCGACGGAACCGTCGTCCACTTCCGTGATGCCGTCCGACGCCGGTACGCAAGGCGGGTCTGCATGGTGGACGACTCGGGGCCGGGCCCTGGGCTGCGCGCGAACGTGCTACGGGCTCGCACGCGCTGA
- a CDS encoding zonular occludens toxin domain-containing protein, whose amino-acid sequence MIYWFTGQPGHGKTLHAIEKLLEFKDKGRIVYACNIRQFDYAKTGVLEMTSEQFRDWMNFLPDGAVALVDEAYEHQMLPKRPPGAKVPEHVEQLAKHRHRGLDFIFVSQSPDKQCDQFVHDLIERHVHVRRMFGTDYVQLREFDRFEANAEKATPIVTRRRKLPKRPMGTYQSTEMDTTERRVPWYYWALGIGGPIGLLYVVWVFGSMGDRFRGDADALPPPAVTATDAAATNGASATVGDDRAARTLTPDEYIARFQPRIPSQPWSAPAYDHLQVPMDPPRVFCMSSTGQGLDANGKPGKPSCGCITDQGTRYLLETAACLLVASGGQYEPYRANRVGDGYHVDGEQLGQRHMADAQRIYEARSSGGNGAPGATWTMPSYGDYGIQTGRYVGQGVSR is encoded by the coding sequence ATGATTTACTGGTTCACTGGTCAACCGGGCCACGGCAAGACCCTGCACGCCATCGAGAAGCTGCTCGAATTCAAGGACAAGGGCCGCATCGTCTACGCCTGCAACATCCGGCAATTCGACTACGCCAAGACCGGCGTGTTGGAGATGACGTCCGAGCAGTTCCGCGACTGGATGAACTTCCTTCCGGACGGAGCCGTCGCCCTCGTTGACGAAGCCTACGAGCATCAGATGCTGCCGAAGCGCCCGCCCGGTGCCAAGGTGCCCGAGCATGTCGAGCAGCTTGCGAAGCATCGGCATCGTGGTCTGGATTTCATCTTCGTCAGCCAGTCGCCTGATAAGCAGTGCGATCAGTTCGTGCACGATCTGATCGAGCGTCACGTGCACGTGCGTCGCATGTTCGGCACCGACTACGTGCAGCTGCGCGAGTTCGACCGCTTCGAGGCGAACGCCGAGAAGGCGACGCCTATCGTGACGCGTCGGCGCAAGCTGCCCAAGCGGCCGATGGGCACCTACCAGTCCACCGAAATGGACACGACCGAACGCCGCGTGCCCTGGTACTACTGGGCGCTCGGGATCGGCGGTCCCATTGGCCTGCTGTATGTCGTGTGGGTGTTTGGCTCCATGGGTGATCGGTTTCGCGGCGACGCCGACGCGCTTCCACCTCCTGCCGTGACCGCCACGGACGCGGCGGCGACCAACGGAGCGTCAGCGACGGTGGGCGACGACCGCGCCGCCCGCACGCTCACGCCCGATGAGTACATCGCCCGGTTCCAGCCGCGAATCCCGTCACAGCCGTGGAGCGCGCCCGCCTACGATCATCTGCAGGTCCCGATGGATCCGCCGCGCGTGTTCTGCATGTCATCGACGGGGCAGGGGCTGGATGCGAATGGGAAGCCCGGCAAGCCGTCTTGCGGCTGCATCACTGATCAGGGCACCCGCTACCTGCTGGAAACCGCTGCGTGCCTTCTCGTTGCTTCTGGCGGGCAATACGAGCCGTACCGCGCCAACCGCGTCGGCGACGGTTATCACGTTGACGGCGAGCAACTCGGCCAGCGTCACATGGCCGATGCGCAGCGCATCTATGAGGCTCGTTCTAGCGGTGGTAACGGTGCACCTGGTGCGACCTGGACGATGCCGAGCTACGGCGACTACGGCATCCAGACTGGGCGTTACGTGGGGCAGGGGGTAAGTCGGTGA
- a CDS encoding DUF2523 family protein: MKVAAAGIVGRVLGTFGLTMVTFESILPNLKAFVMGYLSGMPADALNMMGAIGIGKAMSMILSALTVRLAWRTFIVPTSVANSLGG, encoded by the coding sequence TTGAAGGTCGCCGCCGCTGGCATCGTTGGCCGCGTACTTGGCACGTTCGGGCTGACCATGGTCACCTTCGAATCGATCCTGCCGAACCTCAAAGCCTTCGTGATGGGCTACCTCTCCGGCATGCCGGCCGACGCGCTCAACATGATGGGCGCGATCGGCATCGGTAAGGCCATGTCGATGATCCTGTCGGCGCTGACCGTTCGGCTCGCGTGGCGCACCTTCATCGTGCCGACCAGCGTCGCCAACTCGCTGGGGGGCTGA